The genome window CTAGCCATGGGCTATCTATTCCCAAATGCCGACTTCCATGAACCCATCCTCAGTTGCGCATCCTCTAAACATTCCTACACAATTGAATCCATACGCCACTTCTCCAGTCTTGGACACTGCTATTAGTCCGGCCTTCCCCTCGTCGAGCCTTTCTTTCACCACAAAGTCCACTGCTTCTTGCAGGCCCAACCCTTTGTACTCCATCACTGCAGCAACATCACGTGCCAGAGTTCCACGTATGATGGCCTCGCCTTCCCCAGTGCAAGAGACCCCGCATAAATCACATGCGTAGGTTCCAGCACCAATTAGAGGGGAATCACCAATTCGCCCCATCATCTTGTTCATGAGGCCACCAGTGGATGTAGCAGCTGCACACCGGCCTTGGCTGTCCACCACAGCACAGCCAACAGTCTCTGGCGCATAGACGCTAATAGGGAGCCCATTCATCACAATCGGACTCTCCACGCCCGCGCCACAGGAATCCAACGGGACTCTGTAGTCGAACTGCTCATTCCATGTTACAAAATCAAGATGATAAAAGTTAATTACATTTCATTCATTTTAAAgatttatattaaagaaaaagttATAAATTGTGTGCTTGTGTGAAAATCGAAACATAATGTACCAGGATGGTGTTGGCTTCTTTTGCCTGTTTTAGCATGCCCTTGTTGTCCTCAGTAATGAAGTATTCATTATCCACCATTTCCATGTCCTGGCAAAACAACATATTTTCAATTCTATCATAATTTCATAAACATAATGCCGTGCTTAAATTTCTCACTACCAAGTAGTTATGACATAGGTAAGAACGTAATATATGCTTATCTCCGAGTTCTCCTCTACCAATTTGCCACTACTTTCTATATCAGTAAGTTCCTTCAACTAATTGTGACTAAAAGTGATGACGCCAACCTAAGAAAATAATTACTAGTTGTGTCACGGCTGAACTTGAAATATTCATAAAAGAGATAACAATCAAAACAGAGAACAACAAACACAAAACATGCCAGAAAAAAAAACCTGCAAACCATTAGACTCGTTTAAAATCCATAATTAAACGTCTCCAAATATCCTTGTAtggaatattaatttaatttgaggCCGAAAATTTAGAAAACCTTACATGTTTTTTGGCAAATGCTTCAGCACCAGAAAAGGCGAGATAAGAGTGGGGCGACTTGTCCATGACCAAACGGGCAAGTGAGATGGGATTCTTAACGCTGGTAACGCCAGAAACTGCACCGCAGCGTCTGCCATTCCCATCCATAATACTCGCTTCCATCTCCACCGTTCCTTTCTCAGTCAGGGCAGATCCACGCCCCGAATTGAAGAATGGATTTGTTTCCAATTCTCTCACCTGCACCATACACATAACAAAATCAACCTCCTCATTTCTCATCTTCATAACCATGAACAAAATCATAACAAACACAAAAATCAGTCCCGAATAAATTAGCAATTCAAAACCAACAAAATGGCTCTCTTTACCACTAGTGTAACACATTCATAAAATCAAAAGGTCCTTATCACATGCACAATGCCTCAGTCATGAATTTCTGGCGTAAAACACGTAAAAATTAATATGTGAAAACGACCAACGACCAATATAATGCAAAAAATGCTAGTTCCCATATGATTCAGACTACGAACTGGCAAAAAATAAAAGCAACGCATCGAAAcacgaaaaaaaaataatttaaacacatgGACACACGctagaaaaaccgtttaaataaataaacatcGAGACGAACAAACATACAACGAGCTCGACGACATCGATAGCAGGGAGGGAGGAGCGCAGAGCAGAAATGCCGAGATTGAGACAATGAGTGAGAAGCTGTTTAGCCTCTTCCTGACGCTCAGCCGGGAGGTTTGGGTCGACGCCGGCGCCACCATGTACAACAATAGCCCAACCACCCATCCCCGCCTCTGCCTCTGCTTTGGTAGGGTTTTTCCTTGTATTTACTAAAACCGGGCTCtctcttttttctctttttttctttgctCGAATTTTTTACAGTGGCTCTAAAGATTTCAGAGCTTGCTTAATATTCGAGTGAATGTGTTATGAGGCTGCGCGGCTCCTTCGTATTTATAGTGGTTTTGCGGACGTGaaatatttgtaataaaatttagtttattCGTGCCCTGCGATTCCGGTTGAGTTTATTACACGTGTGTAGCTGTACATATCGGTAGCTATCCTTTGATACGAAGAATGATAAGTATTTGACCTCAGATTATACTAAACATAAGctttttttttagtaaaatatgGATCGTTTTATTTAGCATACAGTGTACAAGATTAGAATTCCACGCATTTTTTGGTTTTCTTTTTCGTATTTTATTTTGCATTTCATTGTTATCCTTTGCCGATATACTAGTTTGATATCTTTACGATGATCTAATAATTTATTTCTGGTTGGTACATTGACGTTTTAAGAACTATATTCCATCTAGATTAAGAAATTCgaggtataatttttttagaaattcttaaaatttatgctcgaatattagattttatttagattttagttatatCATTTCTACTTTTTGAAATATGACAACTATCCGATAGAATAAGAATGCGCAATTCAtccatacaaaaaaagaaaagaaaaaagaatgcGCAATTCATATTTCATTGATATTGCAATCCGTTGATATTTTTgtgatataataaattttcataacATTGTCGAAAAGTAGATATTATTCTATTTCTAAAAGATATTacttttattctaaaatttgaTTGCAAATGAACAAAGATCGGAATATgctttcatatattatttgtgCGATTCATACtttattgatattaaaattttgatgaatgTCTTTTGTCAAAAAAGAATTGTGGAATAGTTCTTcacatattataaattttatggaAAGCGTTTTGGTAGCAAATTTCActaaatgatactccctccgtccctcccatttcttatcgaatgagTTGGGCAcgaaggttaagaaatatgaataaagtagttgaaaagagaaagaaaagtgggtgaagtggcgggacccactgatttttaatgtataaaaaggagatagtggagtaaaagtagtgtgaaaaggaaagaaaagtgaagaagtggtgggacccattgaccatatttggtaagttttgaaatgtaaagaattggatgggacacctcaaaaaggaaagtgtaaagaaatggaagggacggaaggagtatttttCTTGCTTTTAATATCTGACACAAACCCTTTTGGAATCGGGTTGTGCAAATTCAGGGTGGATGCAACTTGTTCATACTGCTTGATGGCCTGTAAACCCGTAGGCTTCAGACCGAAGACCCTTAAACCCGTAAGCCCTTAGGCTTTCCTGCAGTACTCACCCCTAACAACCGCCAAGAAAGCCGTAGGCTTAGCCCAAGTTGGTGACCCAGCTGCTTGTAAGCTCTCTGCTTCACCCTTAAGCACCTGGACACGTGGCACTCCCACCACACCTTGTCATTCCCAAACACCTTGTAAGCTCTCTGCTTCACCCTTAAGCAGCTGGACACGTGGCAACAGCTCCAACACCCTATCATCCCtgaaactggatcaacttccaCCTGTGATACATAGCCCATCTGACTCACCCATCTACGCACTAGATTAGCCAACTCCCCCCTCCTAAGCAGCCATCTCTCTTAGTATAAATAAGAACCTCCAGATGACATGAAAAGGGTTAAGCACCATACACATATTCAAATAAGACATAACCATGACGGCTACGGACATCTATTGAAATTCCTACGGCCATCAATTGGCGCCGCCGCCGGGGACCGAATACATCCCAACCTACAACGACACTGTGCTATAGTTCCAAAGTCCGTAACTTCAACAAACAGGGGCAAAAACGCCAAGCAAAGATGTAAATTTTGTCGAGAATCAATCGGAATAACGGGAATATTACCAAGCTAATGAAAATGGAGGCAACGTTAGTGGAGCCTGACAAACATGAACTTTCAACGGGCTTGCGTCAACACGGATGCTTAATTTACTAATGTTTAGCTCTTCCACACATCGCCAGGTATTACTCTCGCAACTCCTCGACCTAATTAATCATACCTCGACCACCTCCTACAGGACAATCCGTGAGGTTACAGCCTTACAGGAATGTATCATGTCTCTTCATTAAACAAGTACACCTACATCTCGGTTTTTTTTTACGGCCTACGGCAGCACCGCAACCTCTGTGACTATGGCAGCCACGTCCCTCCTCATCACCTGCTACCTCTTAGTCATTCCAGGTTTTGCGGAATACCCGCCACCTATCATCCTAAGCCAACAAAAGTAGCCTAAGGGTTACGGCTAGGGATCACTATCatcctacgccaacataagtagcctaagggctacggctacggatcaccatcctacgccaacataagtagcctaagggctacggctaggGATCACTATCatcctacgccaacataagtagcctaagggctacggctatgGATCACTACCATCCtaagccaacataagtagcctaagggctacggctacggatcactaccatcctacgccaacataagtcggctacgg of Daucus carota subsp. sativus chromosome 3, DH1 v3.0, whole genome shotgun sequence contains these proteins:
- the LOC108210615 gene encoding probable isoaspartyl peptidase/L-asparaginase 2, with the translated sequence MGGWAIVVHGGAGVDPNLPAERQEEAKQLLTHCLNLGISALRSSLPAIDVVELVVRELETNPFFNSGRGSALTEKGTVEMEASIMDGNGRRCGAVSGVTSVKNPISLARLVMDKSPHSYLAFSGAEAFAKKHDMEMVDNEYFITEDNKGMLKQAKEANTILFDYRVPLDSCGAGVESPIVMNGLPISVYAPETVGCAVVDSQGRCAAATSTGGLMNKMMGRIGDSPLIGAGTYACDLCGVSCTGEGEAIIRGTLARDVAAVMEYKGLGLQEAVDFVVKERLDEGKAGLIAVSKTGEVAYGFNCVGMFRGCATEDGFMEVGIWE